CTGGCCTTGAATGTCACGAGTTCGCCCTTGCGCCATTTGGCTGCCTTCGCAGTGACCGCTTTCAGAGTCTTGGTCAAGCCTTCCAGCAACTGCTCGTTGGCCGCGAACACCGTCACCACGCTGTGGCCTTCCTTAAACAGGATGGCATGACCGTCTGCTGTCGTGACGAACGCGTAGTCACCCAGGCCATAGACTGTCAACTTGATCTCACGAAACTTGATTTCAAACTTGCCACCCTCGCGACTTGGCAATACCGCCGCGCGAAAATGGTCGCCAACCTTGAGTTCGAGCCTGGGCTTGTCATCCACCACCAGCGCCGATTCGGTATCGATTTCGGCAATGTAAATACCTTCGGCGGTCTGCTCGGTAACGTAGACAAACCGTGACTGGAATTGCTTGACCAGTTTTGCCCGCAGGTCACCCAGAACAAATAACGCATGCATGTCGAGATTACTTACTGCCAAGGAAACATCCCCATCTTTTTAAACGGCCCACGCTCCAGGCGTGGACCAAGAGAACCCGCACGGTCGCAAGGGACCTGTCATTGAATTCAAAAGTGAACGGCGCACCCTGACCCAGGGCGAGAGAAGACTAAAGGATCGCCACGCTCGCTGTCTTTCCCAGAGATCGTCAGGGGCTGAAGGAAAACACCACACTGATTATCGGAAAAGGTGGGACTACTAACTTTAGGGAAATTTCTCACTTAAAAAAGCATTTTTCTGACATCGAGACCAAAAAAAATTGCTTTAGATAGGCACCACATCCACACGGTGCTGCTGATTCTAGAGCAGCCAACGGCGTGGAGACTACTCGAAACAACCGACAATTCGTCGGTAAACCATAGAAAAGGAATTCACATGGGTACTTTCACAACCCTGATCCGCCCCGTTACCTCGCGTGTTGTCCAAGCACACGAGCCCGCTGATGGCTGCGAAGGCAGTGCAAATTCCTTGATCCAGCCGCAATACAGGGTCGTTCTGGCTGGCAAGTGCTTTTTTCATATCGAAGAGACGTCGACTGGACGTGTAAGAGGTTTCCGAGCCGATCATAACGAAGCCTGCCACTTGGCCAGGAGCCTGGAACAGAACCTTGCCGTCCCATCTGCGCCCTGTCCATGACTTAACTGAGCCGCCGACCTGCAACTGCTGCCATACTGGCGGCCCAGCGAAGACCGCCGCCTATCGGCGGTCTTCGCACAATAATATGACTTGAACGGAAGGCGCGACGTGACGGAACTTGATATTGGCGATTTTTTCATCCGTGGCGAAGCGAGAGAGGTCGAAGGCGAGTTCCAGGCCGTCATTGTAATGCGCGCCAAATCACCTTCGACCGCTGTCACCTATCACCAGGTGGAGAAGGATCGCTGGTTCAAGACCTCGGAAATCGCTGCCGAGGCCGCAAGGGATGCGGCAAAAGCCTTGAAGCTTGCGGTGGACGAAGGTGCGCTGAAAGCTTGAAATCGATCGAACTCCTGGTGAGCGCTTGCCCTCAGATAAGGGAAGCAACCGAGGCGCCATGACGGTGCCAGCCTAAAGGAGTCCCCCATGCAACAGCCATCCCATGATCTCAAGACCCTGTTCGACCAACTCGGGCTGCCCTCGGAGGGCACCGACATCGACGGTTTCATCGGGGAGCACCCACTGGACCCGGACACCAAGCTGGTCGATGCGCCTTTCTGGTCGGATCAGCAAAAGGATCTTCTCAGGGATTGGCTGCTCGCCGACGGTGAGGAAGCGGTGCTGGTGGATCAACTGAATGTGCGCTTGCACGACGGCAAGTAACCTCAACCACCAGGCGGCTCTTGTGGCGAGGGAGCTTGCTCCCGCTCGGCTGCGCAGCAGTCGCCGGCCTTATTGGGCCCGCTTCGCAGGCCAGCGGGAGCAAGCTCCCTCGCCGCAAGAGCTCGGCGCACAGGTTGCGTTGAGATTCAGCGCGCCTTCTCAGGCTTATAGCCCAACCGCAACCCACCCCAATGACGGCCCTTGAGCATGATCGGCACCGACAGGTCATGCATCAATTCACCCGTATCGCGCGTGTACGTCTGCAGCAGCACCGGCTGCTGGTGGCTGCCGCAGCGGATCCCGGTGCGATCGGAAAACTTGCGCTTGGTGCGGTTATTCAGGGTATCGACCTGAGGATCGCCGGTCAGCGGCTGGCAGAACGCATTGTTATGGGTCGGCACGTAGCCTTGCTGGGTACAAGCGATCGCAAACACCAGGCCCTCGTGCCGGGCCAACAACGGCTCCTGGATACCTGGCAACACCTGATCGGTGTAGCGGTCGAAACGCGTCTGGAACTTGGCCGGATGGGTGTTGGGGATGGGCTGGTAGCTGCGGTCGAACAGGTCGTCCAGACTGATACGACCCTGGTCGATGTCCGCTTCGAACTGCGCAGCAATCCGGCTCGCCCCTTCGCGCGCAAGGTCATAGACCCGCTGGTGATAATCGTCCAGGCCCACTTCGGCCAGGCGTTCGCTGATGGTTTCGGCCTGGCCTTCCATCTGGATGGCAGCCTCGGCCAGGCGCTGGGTCTGTTGGTCACTGACCGCCAGGTCGCTGCGCATTTGCTCGATGGCATGGAACAGGCTATCGAGTTGCCCACGGTTGGTGTCCGTGCCTTGGGCGATGGCGCTGACCTGGGTTTCGACGCCGGCCGCGAGCCGGGCAATGTTCTCCAGGTGTTGGCCGGTGTGCTCGACTTGCTGCACGCCGCTGTCCAGGTCGCCGGCCAGTTGGCGGATCTGTTCGACCACTTGCGCGGTGCGCTGCTGGATGTCCGCCACCATGACCCCGACCTCACCGGTCGCCGCAGCCGTGCGTCCGGCCAGGCCGCGAACCTCATCGGCCACCACAGCGAAACCGCGTCCATGCTCACCGGCCCGCGCCGCTTCGATGGCGGCATTGAGGGCCAGCAAGTTGGTCTGGCTGGCGATCGATTGGATCACCAGGGTGACACGCTGGATTTCGTCGCTGCGCACGCTCAGCGCCTCGATCAACTCGCGGCTGTCGTTGGCGCGCTGGCTGAGCTGGTGCATGCGGCTGATGGACTCCACCAGCTCGCTGCGCCCGGCCACACTGCTGCGATGGGCCTCGCTGGCCGCGCCCAAGGCCTGCTGGCTGAGCTGCGAGGTAGCCTGCTCGGTTGCGATCATCGCTTCGGCGTTGCTGACAATCTGCGCCGCAGCGCCGAGCTGCGACTGGACCTTGCCGGCCAACTGCTTGACGGAATAGGCCACGCCCGCGGCAGACAATGCGTTATGGCTAGTGGTGTAGGAGAGGTCGCGGGTCAGTTCGGCCAGGCTGTCGCTCGCCGCCGATACCGGCGCGCTGGCCAGGCGCGAGCGCAGGCGTGGCAACCAGACGATGAGCATCGCCAGGGGTAGGCCCACGTACAACGGCCAACCGCCCAGGGTCACGCCGCACAGCAGCAAGACCAGCGCGAGGCTTTGCAACGTCGGCGCAAGCCAGCGTGCCGTGCCACGCGTCGCGGGCACCGATGCCGGCACCGTCCCCGCCAGAGATCCGTCTGTCGCCATTTTCGCCACCATAGTTCTCATTGTTATGCACGCATTAAACGCCACTACGGGGCCATTATCCATGGTCCATTAGTCGTGTTTTTGCGTCAGCTCAAGAGAAACGGGCAGGCAGGCGAAAACAAAAGATCGCAGCCTCCGACAGAAGGCTGCGATCTTTTTACGGAACGCGGATCAGGCCTGACGCTGGTGCTTGTCGATCTGTTCGTGACGTTCCTGGGCTTCGATGCAGTACTTGGTGGTCGGGCTGATCAGCAGGCGCTTGAGGCCGATCGGCTCGCCGCTGTCGTCGCACCAGCCGAAGCTTGCGTCGTTGATGCGGTCCAGGGCCTGCTCCAGTTGCGGCAGCATGCGTTGGTCGCGATCGATGGCGTTGACCAGCCAGGTGCGCTCTTCTTCCACGGAAGCGGCGTCCGCCGGGTCGGCCGGGGTGTCCAGACTCTCAATGGCGATTCGGTTCTGTTCGATGCGCTCGTGGGTTTCAACCTTCATGTTCTGCAACAGCTTGGTGAAGTAAGCCAGCTGCTCGGCATTCATGTAGTCATCCGCCGGCATGGCCAGCAACTTTTCCTTTGTCATTGATTTCTCTATAAAAAAACGTGCATTAAGGCGAATTATGAAGCGTCCCGCATTAAGCCGCCACGCTCATCGGGAAGGCGCCGTCTATTCCAAGCGCCACCCGGCACTCAATTTACGAGGGGCGGCAGTCTAAGGCCGAGTTGTGGCGTCAGCAACTGAAAACATGGGGAAAATGTCCGACAACCCCTACAAATGCTGTCTGACAGGCTAAAGGCGGTCATCGGAGTGCGTTTATAACAAGAAATTCAGTGCAATGGATGTATTAAGAAGACAAATGGCAACGCCACGCGGGTCAGGCGTGGCGCGTTGTCGCATCGGCGGGAGGCCTAGCGCTTGAGTTTGCGTTTGTTGCGGTATTGGTCGATGACCACCGCGACCACAATGATCAGCCCCTTGATGATGTCCTGGATATAGGCATCGACGCCGACGAAGGTGAATCCGCTGGCCATCACCCCGAGGATCAGCGCACCGATCACCGTTCCGGTGATGCGCCCCACCCCACCGGCAAGGCTGGTGCCGCCGATCACCGCCGCGGCAATCGCGTCCAGTTCATAGGACATGCCCATGCCGGCCTGCCCGGTCGCCGCCCGCGCCGATGCCACCACCCCGGCCAGGCCCGCCAGCAACCCGGCGATGCTGTAGACAATCACCAAGTGACGCTTGACGTTGATGCCCGAGGTGCGCGCCGCCTGCATGTTGCCGCCGATGGCGTAGGTGTATTTGCCGTACTTGGTGTAGCGCAAGGCGATGTGGAAGATCACCGCCACCACCAGGAAGATGATCACCGGCATCGCGCCGTGGCCGATGGCGGTGTAGGAATCGGACAACATGCTCACCGGCTGGCCTTCGGTGTAATAACGCGCCAGGCCACGGGCCGAGACCATCATGCCGAGGGTGGCAATAAAGGGCGGGATACCGGTCATGGCGATGATGCTGCCGTTGATGGCCCCGGCCAGCAAGCCAACGCCCAGTCCGGCGATCACCGGGATCCACACCGGCAAGTCCGTCAGGGAAGGAAACACCGCTCGGGCGAAATCCGAAGTCTGGGCCAGGCTGGCGGCGATCATCGCCGACAACGCCAGCACCGAGCCGGATGACAGGTCGATGCCAGTGGTGATGATCACCTGGGTCACGCCGATGGCCAGCAGGCCAATGATCGACACTTGCAGGATCATCAGTACCAGGCGCTGGGAGTTCATCAGGAAACTCTGGTCACGCATGATCCAACCGAACATCTCGAACACCAGGCCGATGCCGATCAGCACCAGGAAGATGCTCAGTTCCGTCGGCAGCCGCCGACGCGGCCTGGCCGGTGTGGCCGCAGGTTTGTTTTCCAGTATCGCGTTCATAGCCACTCACCTTTTCTATTCGGACTGACGGGCATCAGGACAAACCCGAGGCCAGTTGCATCACTCGTTCCTGGGTCGCTTCGCTGCGCTCGAGGGTGCCCATCAGGTCGCCTTCGTGCATCACCATGACCCGGTCGCTCATGCCCAGCACTTCGGGCAGTTCCGAAGAAATCATGATGACCGCCATGCCTTCGCTGGCGAGGTAGGAAATGAGCCGGTAGATCTCGGCCTTGGCGCCGACGTCGATGCCGCGTGTCGGCTCGTCGAGAATCAGGATCCGCGGGTTGGTCATCAGCCATCGGGCCAGCAAGGCCTTCTGCTGGTTCCCGCCAGACAACGTGTCAATGCACTGCTCAAGGGACGGGGTCTTGACCCGCAACTTCTTGCACATGTCTTCACACAACGCACGCAGGGCCTTCTGCTGGATGAATCCATTACCGACGTAATGGGGCAGCACTGCCATTTCCATGTTTTCCAGCACCGAAAGGCACGGAAACAGCCCGCTGAGCTTGCGGTCCTCGGTCAACAGCGCGAAGCCCTTCTCGATCGCCATGTGCGGGTCGGTGATGCGCACCGGTTGTCCGTCCAAGAGGATTTCGCCACCGGTGCTCGGCGTCACGCCGAAGATCGCCTCGGCGACGTTGGTCCGGCCCGAGCCCATCAGCCCGGCGATACCGAGGATCTCCCCGGCGTGCAGGTCGAACGATACCCCTTTGAAAATGCCGTCCAGGCTCAGGTCGCGTACCGACATCACCAGATCACCGATGGGTTTGTCGCGCACCGGGAACAGCTGGCTCAGTTCACGCCCGACCATCATCGAAATCAGGCTGTCGCCGTCCATGCTGTCGGCCCGTTGCAGGCCGATGTACGCGCCGTCACGAAACACCGCCACTTCATCGGCGATGGCGAACACTTCATTCATTTTGTGGGTGATATAGATGATGCCCTTACCTTGGGACTTGAGGTCGGCAATGATCGAGAACAAGTGGGCGACTTCCGTCTCGGTGATGGCCGAGGTCGGCTCGTCCATGATCAGGATGTCGGAGTCGTACGAAACAGCCTTGGCGATCTCGACCATCTGCCGCTCGGCGATGCTCAGGTTGCCCACCTGCTCTTCGGGGTCGAGCTTGATCCGCAGGCGCTCCAGCAACCGGGCGGTGCAGCGGTGCATTTCGCCGTGGTCGACCATGTGCAGGCCGTTGAGCTGTTCGCGGCCGATCCAGATGTTCTCGGCGATGCTCATGTGCGGCATCAGGTTCAGTTCCTGATGGATCATCGCGATCCCGGCCTGCAAGGCCGCCAGGGGCGTGTCGAAAGTGACCGGCTTGCCGCGCAGGCGCAGTTCACCGGCGTCCGGCTGGTAGATGCCGGCGATGATTTTCATCAAGGTGGATTTGCCTGCGCCGTTTTCACCCATCAGGGCCAGCACCGAGCCGGGGCGTACCCGCAATTGCACGTCGGACAAGGCCACCACGCCGGGAAATCCTTTGCTGACGTTAATGACTTCCAACAGGTACGGTTCGTCAGGTATTGCGCCCGGTTGGAACATTGTCACCGGGACGCTCGAAGCAGTCGCTGAAGCGAACATGGTCAGGTACTCCCTTGGCGAGGTCGGCGCGGCGACCTCGCCTGTTTATTGTTGTGGTAAAAACAGCTGGAACGTCACTTGAACTGATCGACGTTCTCCGGCGTGATCAAGCGGTACGGCACCCACACGGACTGCTCGACCGGCTGTTTCTTGACCATTTTTACCGCGGTGTCGATGGAGCCGTCGGCCTGGCCCTTGGCGTCCTGGAACACCGAGACGGCCATTTCGCCTTTCTTGATGGCGTTCAAGCCGTCCGGCGTGCCATCGACCCCGGCAATCAATACGCTGCCTTTCTTGGTGCCCGCTTGCTTGAGCGCCATGGCCGCACCGATGGCCATCTCGTCGTTGTTCGACACCACCGCCTGGAATTCCCGGCCCTGGGTCAGCCAGTCGTTGACCAGGGTCATGCCCTTGTCCCGGGACCAGATACCGGTCTGTTCCTGTTCGATCTTGATACCAGGGTACTTGGCCAGTACTTCCTTGACGCCCTTGGTACGGTTGGTGGTGGAGTTGTTGGCCAGGTCGCCCAGCAGGATCACGATGTCGCCCTTGCCGCCCATTTTGTCGGCCAGGTACTGCATCTGCATGCGCCCGGCCTCCAGGTCATCCGAGGCAACGGTGACCACGCCGGCGGGCAGTTTCATGTCGTCGGGACGACGGTTGACGTAGACCAGCGGAATGCCTGCGGCCACGGCGGCCTTGGTGATGCGCTGGGTCGCGGCGGTGTCCACCGGGTTGACGATGATCGCGTCGACCTTCTGACTGATGAAGCTTTCCACCTGGCTCAGTTGCTTGACCACGTCGCTGCGCGCGTCCTCGAACTGCAAGGTGACGCCGTCCGGCAGGGCCTTGGCTTTCTTGTCCATGGATTCGCGCAGGTAGGTCAGCCAGGTGTCATCGAACTGAGACATGCTGACACCGATCTTCAGGTCCGCCAGGGCAGCGCCACTGGCGAGCATCAACGACAGGGCCAGCGAGGCAAAACGGGTCTTGGTCTTCATGAACGGTCTTACTCCACATTCTTGTTGGTTTTATGGATAAGGCGTGACGGATTCAGGAACGCGGCAAACGCACGATCGGCGCGCCGGGCATGCAACAGACCACGGCGTCCTTGCGCTGGATGCACAGGGATTCAAGCAAGGGAAGGATTGCGGACAGGCGCAAGGACAATGGCAGGTGAAACGCAGAGCGGTTGAAGGTTTTCATCGACGGTACCTGGCTGTGTTTCTTGTTTTTGTTTAGTTCGTCGTCTATTCAAGGCGGGCCTGGATAAACGCGAACAGGGTTGTCGGTCACCTGGAATCGACTTTATTGGAAAATATTTTCCATATCAACTCATTTTAGAATTTAATTCGTTTTTTATTCCATGGCCGACAGGCGTGGATAAACACACCACGCTGCCCTGCTCCGCACTCTGCCTTGCAGCGTCCAGCACATGGGTCGTGGCCAAGGCATCGCGGGCCGCTACCGGCAGAGGGCCGTCGCCCTGCAACGCGGCTTGGAGGCGTTGGTAGAACGCCAGCCAGCAACCTCGCTCCGAGGCCACGCGCTCTCGTTCGGCACCGTGTTCGAACCAGCCCCAGCGCCGATGTTCCTCGGCGCCCCAGCGCTCGCCCTCGGTGGCCGGGCTCAGGCCCGCCAATGCCTGGGCTTCTTGTCCATCGAGGCCTTCGACGGTATAGCAGCCTTGCGTGCCGCTGACCCGAAAGCGTGGGCGCGGCGCGTTTTGCAGGCAGCTACCGCTCAGGTGTGATACCACGCCGTTTACGTGGCTCAGTGACAGAAAAAAACCGTTGTCGTAGGCCTGGCCCGGCTGTCGATAATCCAGCTCGGCGTACACCCGTGCCACCGGGCCGAACAATTGCAGCGCCTGATCCACCAGATGGCTGCCCAGGTCCCGCAGGAACCCACCGCCGCTGCCTTTGCCCACCGATGTGGGGGAGTAGCGTTCGACACTCGATTCAAACCTAACGATTTGCCCCAAGGCGCCGGATGCCAGCAATTTTCGAACCGTCAGGAAATCCGAATCCCAGCGACGGTTCTGGTACACGGTCAACGGCACATTGCCCTGCTCGGAGGCCAATACCATCGCTTCGGCCTGGGCGGCATCGGCGGCGAAAGGCTTGTCGCTGACCACCGCCACGCCACGCTCGATCGCCTCCATCACAATGACGGGACGTCCATCCAAGGGCGTGGAAACCACCACGGCGTCGACGCCGGCCGCCACCAACTGTTCGAGGCTGTCGAACGGCTGGGCGTGTGGATGTTCGGTCGCCAATTGCTGGCGCCGCTCGGCGGACCGGGTCACCACGCCAACAAACGTAGCCCCCGGCAGACTGCTGATCAGCGGCGCATGAAAAAACCGTCCGCCCTTGCCATAGCCCACTAATCCGATTCGCATGAAAATCCCTTATGCAATTTCTATAGGAACGTCTCAGCCGTAGAAACGAGGACGCTGCGGCAACTCGACCTTCACGATCTGCCCACTCTGCTGCGCTTCGATGCACGCATCTGCCGCCACCGCCGCCGCGTAGCCGTCCCAGGCCGATGGCCCACCGACGCGCCCGGCGCGTACGCCGTCGATGAAGGCTTGCAGTTCAACGTCATAGGCGGCGATGAAGCGGTCTTTCCAATCCATCAGGATCGCGTTGGACAGCTTGGCGTCGCTGCGCAGTTGCACCTGGGACGGTTCTGGCAGCTTGGCGATGCCGGTCTCCCCCACCACTTCGCACTGGATGTCATAGCCGTACTGGCAGTTGACGAACACTTCGACGTCGATGCGCGTGCCCTTGGCGGTTTCCAGCAGGACGATCTGCGGATCCCGCAGGTGGGCCAGGGCCTTGCTGGTCTTGCGTGGGAATACGACCTGCACCGACACGTAGTCATCGGCCAGCAACCAGCGCAACACATCCAGCTCATGGATCAGGGTGTCGGTGATCGCCATATCGGTCTTGTAGTTTTCACCCACGCGAGGGTTTCGATGGGCGCAGTGCAGCATCAACGGCTCGCCGATCTGGCCGCTGTCGATCACCGCTTTGAGCGCCCGATAACCTTCGTCATAAGGGCGCATGAAACCCACCTGCACCAGGCGCTTGCCGTGGGCCACTTCGGCGTCGACGATCCGGCGGCAGCCTTCGGCGGTGACGGCCAGCGGTTTTTCACAGAACACCGGCTTGCCGGCCGCGATGGCCGCCAGTACGAATTCTTCGTGGCTCGGCCCCCAGGACGTGACCAGGATCGCCTCGACGTCCGGCGCTTTGATCAAAGCGTGGCCGTCGGGGTAGACCTCGGCGGTCAGCTTCAAGTCGGCCACCACCTTTGCCGCCTGGGCGAGGTTGATGTCGGTCACTGCCACGACCTGGCTGTTGAGCAAGGTCTGGCTGCAACGACGGATATGGTCCTGGCCGATGGCCCCGGTGCCGATGACGCCCAGCTTCAAAGACATGTGGAACTCCTTAATGTAGGTGTTGGGGCAATCAGTATTGACGGGCCTTGGCCAGTCGTTCATTGAGGGTCTTGGCGACGGCATCGGTGCGGGCGCTGGTGGAAACTTGCGCCACGCCGACACGCCACCACGACAGGTATTTGTGGATCATGGTCTTGGGCAAGACCTTGATGTCGATCAGCGTCGAGACCGTCTGGCGCCGGGCGTCGGCCAGGGCCGCGTGAAGCTCGTCGAGGGTCTTGACGGTGTAGGTCTTGCAGCCGTAGGCCGCCGCGCTCATGGCGAAGTCCACCGGCACAAAGCCGCCGTCGAGCTTGCCGGTGTCCGGGTTGCGGAAGCGGAACTCGGTGCCGAAGCTGTCCATGCCGTGTTCCATTTGCAGATTGTTGATGCAACCGAACGTCATGTTGTCCAGCAGCACGACGTTGATCTTGCGGCGCTCCTGGATCGAAGTGGCGAGTTCCGAATGCAGCATCATGTAGGAACCGTCGCCGACCAAGGCATAGACCTCTTTTTCCGGCTCGGCGAGTTTCACGCCCAGGGCAGCGTTCACTTCGTAGCCCATGCACGAATAACCGTATTCGACGTGATAGGTGTTCACCCCCAGGCTGCGCCAACTGCGCTGCAAGTCGCCGGGCAAGCTGCCGGCGGCCGCGACGATGATCGCGTCATCCGCCAGGGTTTCGTTGAGGGTGCCTAGCACCCGGCTCTGGGTCAGGCAGGAACCGGTGAGCTCGATGAATTCGCGAAACACCGCCGGGTCCATGTGATCGTTGATTTCCGGGACGAAGTCCTCGGTCTTGAAGTCAGCCTGATAAATCCGGTCCACTTCGGCATCCAACCGCGCCTTGGCCTCGGCGATCTGCCCGGCCCATTCGGCACGATAGTCGCCCATCGCGGCGGACAACGCCTCCAGGCCCGAACGGGCATCGGCCAGCAGCTGCACGCCATCGAGTTTCAACGCATCGCAGGGGTTGATGTTGAGGTTGAGGAACTGCACGTCGGGGTGTTGGAACAGCCATTTCGAAGCGGTGGTGAAATCGCTGTAGCGCGTGCCGACACCGATGATCAAGTCCGCTTCCTTGGCCAGCAGGTTCGCCGCCAGGCAACCGGTTTCACCGACGCCGCCGACGTTCAGTGGGTGGCTGGAAACCACGGCACTTTTGCCGGCCTGGGTCTCGGCAAACGGAATCTCGAAGCGTTCGGCAAAGGCCTGCAACGCGGCGTTGGCGCCGGAGTAGCGCACGCCGCCACCACAGATGATCAACGGCTTGCGCTTGCCCTTGAGCAGCGCCAGGGCATCGCCGAGCATCGCTTCGGTGGCCGGGCGGCGGTCGATGCGGTGCACGCGTTTTTGCAGGAAGTAATCCGGATAGTCGTAGGCCTCGGCCTGCACATCCTGAGGCAGCGCCAGGGTCACCGCGCCGGTCTCGGCCGGATCGGTGAGCACGCGCATCGCCTGGATCGCGGCGGTCATCAGTTGCTCGGGGCGATTGATCCGGTCCCAATATTTGCTCACGGCCTTGAACGCATCGTTGGTACTGATGCTCAGGTCGTGGAATTGTTCAATCTGCTGTAGCACCGGGTCGGGCTGGCGGCTGGCGTAGACGTCGCCCGGCAATAGCAGCAACGGAATGCGGTTGGCCGTCGCGGTGGCGGCGGCGGTCAGCATGTTCGCCGCGCCGGGGCCAACCGATGAGCTGCAGGCGTAGATCTTGCGCCGCAGGTGCTGCTTGGCAAACCCGATGGCGGCATGGGCCATGCCCTGTTCGTTGCGGCCCTGATGGACCACCAGGTCGCCACCGTCCTGTTCAAGCGCCTGGCCCAGGCCCAGCACATTGCCGTGGCCGAAAATGGTAAACACCCCGGCGACGAATTTGCTCTGGACGCCATCGACCTCGATGTACTGGTTATCGAGGAATTTCACCAGGGCCTGGGCCATGGTCAGTCGTGTTGTGGTCATGCTTGCACCTTATCTGGAATGCAGGTCTGGAATGCAGTCTGGAATGCAATTGGCGGCGCTCGGTTTCGGTTCCCCTTGCAGAGCCCGGCCAGATCGGCAGTCGCGTCAGGCCTGGGAGCTTTTCAGGTGATTCATGCTCGCCCCTAGTGCCTGGCGGATATCGGCCAGTTCATGGACGCTTTCGGCAAACGGCTCGAAGGACAAGTAGCCTTCATAACCTGCGGCCCGCAGCGCTTCGATCTGCCCAGCGTTGCCGAGGATGTCGGCCTCGCCGACCAGCACCCGATGACCGTCGCGAATGGTCGCCAACGGTGCCTGGGCATCCTCGACGCCGGAGATGTGCACCAGCCCGGTCAGTTCAGGGAAAAACTCCTCCTCGCCCGCCAAGTAATGATGAAAGGTGTCATGCACCAGGCGGAACACATCCAGCCCGCCGATGGCCTTGATCGCTTCCACTGCCGTGCGCTTGCGCCGCAATGAACACTCTTCGAAACCCAGCGGCTCGATGAAGCCGTAGATGCCAAAGGCGCGCAGGATCGGTGCCAGCTCACTGAGCGAGGTCCGCAGCCCCGCCGCGCGCTCGGCCTCGCTGCGCGGGTCGGCGCGGTCGTTGAGCGGGCACATCACCAGCCCCTCGGCGCCGCATTCACGGGCGTAGTCAGCCAATCGCACGGCCTGGGTGCGGCGCTCCTCGTTCCACACATCGAAGGGGTACAGGGCGTTGATCGACAGCACCTTGATGCCGCGTTCCTCGCACAGTTCACGGACCCGGGCCGGCGGCATGCCGTCTTCGATCTCGACGCCCTTCAAGTCGTTGCGGATCTCAATGGCATCGGTTTTCAACGCCAGGGCCAGGTCGATGAACGCCGGCAGTGACAGGCGCGGGGCAACCATTCGGTTCAAGGCAAAACGCAGGGGCTTGTTCATTGTTGTTCTCCCTCCGGCATTCATTTAATGAGTTATTGGGCAGTGGGCATGCTGAACTCAGGACCCTTGGCGATGCTGTCCGGCCAGCGCTGCATCACGCTCTTGTAGCGACTGTAGAAGCGCAGGCCTTCTTCGCCGTAGGCATGGTGATCGCCGAACAGCGAACGCTTCCAGCCTCCAAAGGAATGCCAGGCCATGGGCACCGGAATCGGTACGTTGATGCCCACCATGCCAACCTTGATGCTGCGGGCAAACGCCCGGGCGATGCCGCCGTCGCGGGTGAAGCACGACACGCCATTGCCAAACTCATGGGCGTTGATCAACGCCACCGCCGTGGCGAAATCCGGCACACGAACGATCCCCAGCACCGGGCCGAAAATCTCTTGCT
The Pseudomonas marvdashtae genome window above contains:
- a CDS encoding TraR/DksA family transcriptional regulator, yielding MTKEKLLAMPADDYMNAEQLAYFTKLLQNMKVETHERIEQNRIAIESLDTPADPADAASVEEERTWLVNAIDRDQRMLPQLEQALDRINDASFGWCDDSGEPIGLKRLLISPTTKYCIEAQERHEQIDKHQRQA
- a CDS encoding methyl-accepting chemotaxis protein, translating into MATDGSLAGTVPASVPATRGTARWLAPTLQSLALVLLLCGVTLGGWPLYVGLPLAMLIVWLPRLRSRLASAPVSAASDSLAELTRDLSYTTSHNALSAAGVAYSVKQLAGKVQSQLGAAAQIVSNAEAMIATEQATSQLSQQALGAASEAHRSSVAGRSELVESISRMHQLSQRANDSRELIEALSVRSDEIQRVTLVIQSIASQTNLLALNAAIEAARAGEHGRGFAVVADEVRGLAGRTAAATGEVGVMVADIQQRTAQVVEQIRQLAGDLDSGVQQVEHTGQHLENIARLAAGVETQVSAIAQGTDTNRGQLDSLFHAIEQMRSDLAVSDQQTQRLAEAAIQMEGQAETISERLAEVGLDDYHQRVYDLAREGASRIAAQFEADIDQGRISLDDLFDRSYQPIPNTHPAKFQTRFDRYTDQVLPGIQEPLLARHEGLVFAIACTQQGYVPTHNNAFCQPLTGDPQVDTLNNRTKRKFSDRTGIRCGSHQQPVLLQTYTRDTGELMHDLSVPIMLKGRHWGGLRLGYKPEKAR
- a CDS encoding DUF2789 family protein gives rise to the protein MQQPSHDLKTLFDQLGLPSEGTDIDGFIGEHPLDPDTKLVDAPFWSDQQKDLLRDWLLADGEEAVLVDQLNVRLHDGK
- a CDS encoding sugar ABC transporter substrate-binding protein, which codes for MKTKTRFASLALSLMLASGAALADLKIGVSMSQFDDTWLTYLRESMDKKAKALPDGVTLQFEDARSDVVKQLSQVESFISQKVDAIIVNPVDTAATQRITKAAVAAGIPLVYVNRRPDDMKLPAGVVTVASDDLEAGRMQMQYLADKMGGKGDIVILLGDLANNSTTNRTKGVKEVLAKYPGIKIEQEQTGIWSRDKGMTLVNDWLTQGREFQAVVSNNDEMAIGAAMALKQAGTKKGSVLIAGVDGTPDGLNAIKKGEMAVSVFQDAKGQADGSIDTAVKMVKKQPVEQSVWVPYRLITPENVDQFK
- a CDS encoding ABC transporter permease; this encodes MNAILENKPAATPARPRRRLPTELSIFLVLIGIGLVFEMFGWIMRDQSFLMNSQRLVLMILQVSIIGLLAIGVTQVIITTGIDLSSGSVLALSAMIAASLAQTSDFARAVFPSLTDLPVWIPVIAGLGVGLLAGAINGSIIAMTGIPPFIATLGMMVSARGLARYYTEGQPVSMLSDSYTAIGHGAMPVIIFLVVAVIFHIALRYTKYGKYTYAIGGNMQAARTSGINVKRHLVIVYSIAGLLAGLAGVVASARAATGQAGMGMSYELDAIAAAVIGGTSLAGGVGRITGTVIGALILGVMASGFTFVGVDAYIQDIIKGLIIVVAVVIDQYRNKRKLKR
- a CDS encoding sugar ABC transporter ATP-binding protein; the protein is MFASATASSVPVTMFQPGAIPDEPYLLEVINVSKGFPGVVALSDVQLRVRPGSVLALMGENGAGKSTLMKIIAGIYQPDAGELRLRGKPVTFDTPLAALQAGIAMIHQELNLMPHMSIAENIWIGREQLNGLHMVDHGEMHRCTARLLERLRIKLDPEEQVGNLSIAERQMVEIAKAVSYDSDILIMDEPTSAITETEVAHLFSIIADLKSQGKGIIYITHKMNEVFAIADEVAVFRDGAYIGLQRADSMDGDSLISMMVGRELSQLFPVRDKPIGDLVMSVRDLSLDGIFKGVSFDLHAGEILGIAGLMGSGRTNVAEAIFGVTPSTGGEILLDGQPVRITDPHMAIEKGFALLTEDRKLSGLFPCLSVLENMEMAVLPHYVGNGFIQQKALRALCEDMCKKLRVKTPSLEQCIDTLSGGNQQKALLARWLMTNPRILILDEPTRGIDVGAKAEIYRLISYLASEGMAVIMISSELPEVLGMSDRVMVMHEGDLMGTLERSEATQERVMQLASGLS